ataacattttaaatgtgggCCAGATGTGAGACAAAGAAGTGTTGTGGACCATCTTTACTGTCACGGTCAACAGGAAGGGACCCAAATGCAGAGTGAGTGAAACAAGATTTATTGAAAACACAGTTTCACAGCACGGGGGTGGACAATCTTGGGACAGCTCCAACcagcaaaacaaaatataatggaaATATCCAAGTTTAGACtgaaaaaatatctaaagaaTAAAATCTAAACAGTTCAAAAGTAGAAACAAGACTGATGAATAACTAAATATGATATTAACAAGATTACTAAAGAATTAAACCAATCAGAAAATAGAAAGTCAGGAGCAAAAACTACAAGGAACCACAATAACAGGGCAAGACTGGAATATAGAGCAGCAAGTTAGTAACTGTCCCTATGACACAAGAGAAAAAACAGCACACTATAAAGGGAGGAAAGTACACGAGCACAATTACAGAAACGAGGACAAGACAAGGCCTAAACAAGAGGGTGTGACCAAGGGAAACAAGGAGGGGGGAGCACAGGAACACATGGCAggcataaacaaagacaaagcaaTGTGTGAAgacacaagacaaacaaaaaaacattaaacaaaaataacacagacAAAGCTGCCAGGGCAGAGCCCTGACACTTTATTTCCTTCAAGctgtcaaaatataaaaacaaacttgagtCAAACTTAAAGTAGGtgatagatttgtttttatcTGCAAGTGGTTATACATTTCTACATTTGAAGCAGAAATTGCTCAAATTGAATGCATGTTTGTTTCTCCTTAAACTTTAATCTGAAAACTTGCTCTTTTGACAACTTCCACAAAAAACCTTTGAGAGGAGGTACTCTGagattcataaatgttttaataattcattccCCTTGAATGAATAGAATTACACAGTTTGTCAttagatgtaaatttaaaaaaaataatgttttggatGAGTATATGTAAATATTCTATGCatgcaaaaaagtaaaatattagcATGAGAGCAGAAGCATAAAATAGtttctaaacatttaatttcagaattATCAGTTCAGAATATATTATCAAAAAGTTACAAGGCATAATTACTtcaaagtagtgctgtcaaacgattaatcgcgatttttttgtttacataatatatgtgtgtacactgtgtatatttattatgcatatataaatacaaacacatgcatgtgagatggtgtttatatatgaaatatatttatatataatataaaatataagaatatgaatatataaacatgcaaatattttcaaaatatatactttatgtgtgtgtgtgtttatatatacataatttacagagtacacatacacatataatgtaaacaaaaaacttttattttagatgtgataaatcgcgattaattatttgacagcactacttcaaagcaaagaaaaaagcaacccccccaaaaaaagtagcaatatatatatatataataacatatatttaaaaaaacaaataataaaaatatacattatccGGGATAGATTATATAATAACACatggttatttaaaataatgctggCCATTAACATCATATTTATCAACTATTTCCCAGCCACAATCCTTTTTCATGTGTCATTCAGTAACAGTCACACAAAAATCCTCAAATATTTGGTCCAAGCTGGATGCCATGACAACCATGACATCATCCCGAAGTCCACAATCAGTTTGACAGCACTTGTACAGGAGGGCAGAAATTGCATAATCATCCTTACAACACGGCCCTTCCTTTGCATGGAAACCAAGCAACTTTGCGTTTGTGGTGAAATAACATTGCTGCAGCACAGTGTGAGTTATCCACTTTCACTCGCCACTTATCACGTCTCAGTCTGCTCATGTCTTTTTCTCCATTGCACAGAAGCAAAGATTGTCTGTTTATGCACTGCAACACAAACccttctaaatatttaaaacaaagacacacacatttgtttacatGCTTTGTACGTTGGTGTCATGCAAAACAAAGCCCTCGGTGTCTCTGTCACAGTGTGTCCGTGAGCTTTTCTGAGGGCAAAGGAGGGCGTGGAAATGCCTTCGAAAGGTTTCCGACAAACATGCATACAGTATTGGATTGGCGCAGCTCCACGAGTACGACAGCAGCACCACAAACTCAAAGCCACGCGTGAAATCGAGCGTCGGGTCTATTAGGTACAGAGAGCAAAAGTTGAAGACGTAGAACGGCAGCCAGCAGATGCCAAACACCGAAACAACCGCCACCACCATCTTAGTAACCTGTTTCTCAAACCTGTGACTTTCCATTGAAGACGCTGGCTGTCTGGAGTTTCTCAGAGTCACTAGAAGTGCGGTGTAAAACACGATCATTATGGTGAACGGCAAGGCGAAGCCCAGTACGAATGTGTAGCTAAGAAAGGCCAACCACCAGGAGTCAGATGCAACATGAGGGTCAACGGTGCACAAACCATAGGTGGCAGAAAAGTTAATAGCCATCGGAAGCACTGGAAACAGAGAGATAAACCACATTAATGTGGCGATGATCTTCGCCCGTCGCGGCGTCCGCCAGCGAGCAAACCGCAGCGGGTCTACCAGAGCCATATAGCGATCAACGCTCATCACCGTTAAGCAGAACACGCTTGTGAACTGATTGATGCCATCCAGAACCATAACCAGCTTACAAACAGCATCTCCGAAGATCCACTGGTCCTGGAAGTTTTGGATGGCGATGAACGGGAGTCCCACCATGAAGAGGCCATCCGCCAAAGCCAAGTTGAAAATGTAGACGGTGGTCGCCGAAGACATTTTGTCCAGTTTCAGAATGGTGACAATGACCAGCGAGTTCCCGGCCAATCCCACAATGCACACGGCCAGGTACAGGACGGCCACGGTGACGCTGAAAGCATCGAAGTCCTCCCGGATGTAGACGTTGTTTATCGCAGTGCTGTCCAGATCTAGAATCGAAACGTTGTCGTAAAACATTCCCAAAGGTTTTGAGGTTTCCATTTCTGGTCTGAAACGGTTCGTAGTTCTTGGAGGAGAAGATTAGATGTCTTAGATCTTGAAGAAATTTCAAAAATGGCTTGTATAGTCATATAGTTTGTAATTCTTGCAGGAGTTCAGATGCATCAGATCTTGccaaaatttctggtcaaaaaTGGTTTTTAATCCTTGCAGAAGTTGAATCGTATTAGAACTTGACAAATGTTCTGGTCAAAAACAATCCTTGCAGAAGCTCAAATGTATTAGATCTTTCTgaaatttctggaaaaaaaaaaacagtttgtagtCCATGAAGACGTTCAAATGTGTTAGAACTTGCCAAAATGTCAAAAATGGTTTGTGGTCCTAGCAAGAGAAGTTTTAATGAAGTATTGTAACTTGCTGAAATTTCTGGAAAAATATAGTTTGTAATTCTTGCAGAAGTTCAAATGTATTAGATCTTTCTGAAACTTCtggaaaaaaacagtttgtaGTCCATGCAGACGTTCAAATGCATTAGATCTTGCCAAAATTAGTTCTTGATCTCCACAGGTTTGCATCCACCTTGTCCTTGAAGCTGGTTTATTTTCCCATCTCGAGAACTTCCCCAGTTGGTCTTTGAAGAAATTTCAGCATAAGCTTGGAGGAAAAACAAGCTTCACCCAGGTTGGTTTTTGATGAAACTTCTGGTTGGCCTTATTTGTTGAAAGATCTAGACTCCAAAGCAGAAACCTACTGGGTGTTTGACCCTCCTAGTGAGATCTTATATATCCCCCCAGCAgcgtccagtgtgtgtgtgtgtgtctaaagtCATCCGTTGACTCTGATAAGCTGCGCCGGCTCGTTCCAATCCGCTGTTAAGAGGTTTCCAGGGTGCCATCTGTTACAATACTTTTGTTTTCATAACTAAACACCCTTGTCAGAAGGTCCATCCAGCCTCTTTCTTTCACACTCCCTTGCTCACAttttcctccttctctccaccCCTCTGTTTCCTCCCTTTCTTCGCAGTTCAGTGGGGGGTCAATCTGAGCCGATCAACCCCCAACTTCCCCTCTGGGCCACCCACTTTCCAAATACGTCCCCAAAGGATAAGTGATGAATCTGGCCTGTCTCCCTCTGCTTGTTTTAATGTGCTGCGTTCCCCCCCTTCAGTGTTTATATTTCTCGCCGATTGTTGGTCAGTAAATCATTTATCACGCACAAGGCCTCGGTGGGTGGAAACGGTTGCAGATAAAAGGGCAAGAGTAATGAGCGATCACCTTAGTCCTGTTCCTCCTCTGACACGCATAGTTGGAATGCCGCAATTCTCACAGTGAACTTCCCAGG
This region of Cyprinus carpio isolate SPL01 chromosome B12, ASM1834038v1, whole genome shotgun sequence genomic DNA includes:
- the LOC109085851 gene encoding somatostatin receptor type 2-like codes for the protein METSKPLGMFYDNVSILDLDSTAINNVYIREDFDAFSVTVAVLYLAVCIVGLAGNSLVIVTILKLDKMSSATTVYIFNLALADGLFMVGLPFIAIQNFQDQWIFGDAVCKLVMVLDGINQFTSVFCLTVMSVDRYMALVDPLRFARWRTPRRAKIIATLMWFISLFPVLPMAINFSATYGLCTVDPHVASDSWWLAFLSYTFVLGFALPFTIMIVFYTALLVTLRNSRQPASSMESHRFEKQVTKMVVAVVSVFGICWLPFYVFNFCSLYLIDPTLDFTRGFEFVVLLSYSWSCANPILYACLSETFRRHFHALLCPQKSSRTHCDRDTEGFVLHDTNVQSM